The sequence below is a genomic window from Calditrichota bacterium.
GATTCCGTGATCTTTCAGCACGGGAACGTTCACAATAGCCGTGGCATAATCCGTAAGCACCCGACTGATCATACTCCCGATCGACCGGTAAATCACCAGATTCGGAGAATAGCCGGCGGAATCATTCCCGATGCAAATGGGTCCCGGAGGGCGTTTGTTGATCCTGAATCCGGCCCGCTTCAAATCCTGATCCAGGCGATCGAACAAAATAATGCGGTCTTCCGAAATGCCGGCCGATTTCAATCCCTCAACAATGGTTTCTACCAATTTCGGGTGAGGCGACAACCCCTTGCCGGCCAGGCAGTTCAGTTTCACCGCCACAACGTCATCGGGGCGAAAAAGTCGTTTCCAGACGGCCTGCTCTTGCAGTCCCGGAAACAATTGTTCAAGTGCCGTTCCAAGCATTTTTTTGACAGCCGGTTTGTGAATTTTCCAGCCGGATGCCCGTACAGAGTTGCTTTGTACGATAATAACCCGAGACTTTTTTAAGGAATTTGAGGAAGAAAAGGGATGAAAAGGGTCCATTAAAAATCCGCCGCCAAATACAAGACTGCCCTTGAGAAACTGGCGGCGTTTAATTGGAGTAAGTGAAAGTTTCTGTCCGTCCATGGTTTTTCGGTCTTTTTATTTATTAACCTAAAGACGTGCAAAAAAGTTTCAGAACAGATACCGGTCGGTTGTTCAACTCAAACCGCACACAGTAACCAATCGACGTGCCGGCACAAAAGGCGCCGGTTTTCTATAAATTAATTCTCTTAAAGAATTCCCTCAGCTTTTTGCCATTCCCGTTACCCGCCGCTTGGGATTTCAGTTTCAGACGCAAGAGATCATTCTCCTTGCGAAGCTGCGTGTATCCGACCTTATTTTCAAGCGCAACGGCAATTGTGGAGGCAATTTTTTCCAGAATTTGAACCGATTCGATGTCCGGCCTTTTGTGATTTTCGGGATCGTCCAGGATAAACAACCCCATAATCCGGCCTTTCCGGGAACGAATGGGAACCAATAAGACATCCGGATAATACCACACGTCCGCATCACGATAAGTGCTTATAGGCAAACCGTAAATTCTTTTAATCAAGTAAAAGGGATTGTCTTTTTGGGTGATAAAATAGGATTGGCTGAGTTTGTAATGAGGGGTTAAATAGTGTGAAATCTGGCTGGCCGTAAAACGGAGCCTCGAAAGAATCCGCCCTTTTTCCCGATTGTCAACTGCAACCGCCTTCAACTCCAACCGATGTGTAGACTGACTTAAGATACCCAGCATCACCAGATTAAATCCCATCGAGAATTTTATCGACCAGGCCACCTCCTGCAGCACATCCAGCAACGGGGTATCCAGATAAAAAGTACCAAAAATCTTAAAAAGGCGTTTCAGGCGTTTGTGTTGATCATGGGCCTCTTTAAAGCGGTTGTAGCCCTCGAAGAGCGTGGAAGCAAAGATGGCAAAAATCTCAAGCTGACGGAGCACCCATTTGGGTGGAATTTTGTGATTTTTAGGCGATTCCAAAATTAAGAACCCAAGAAGGGTGCTGTTCGAATCCCGGATCTCCAAAAAGAGACGATCCCCTTTTTGCCACGGCTGCCCACCGGACCATTCCGCCTTTTTAAAAAGCCCGGCGCCTTTTTTTCCATACACCTTCTGACGGCTTTCGTCGGACAGTAAACTCTGATGGACAAACTCGGCAAATGCCGGCGACTCATTCAGAAACTGGATTTCTTCCGGAGAAAAATATTCCGAACGCAAATCCTCTCGTTTTATGGTTTTCTCATTTTGGAGACAAATCTCCTTCTGGTAACGGTGATTCACGGCATCCCATAAAAACAGATAGGCCTGTTCGAAATTAAAATATTTCATGGGAATTTCCGTTACTTTCATGAGAAAGAGCTGGTGCAGCCCTCTTGAGAGATATTTGTTCAGATTGTAAATCTCGTAATAAAAATTCTGAGTTTTGTAGGTTTCTTCCAGAGTCTCCTTTTCTTCAACAGGTTCCTCGGAAGTCAATTTCAGATAGCCCCTGAATCCGGAAAAGTGTTTGACCAATTCATAGGGATACAGGTGAAGCTCAACAGGGAGAATTCCTTTTTCGGGATGAACGATCTGTGTGTGAAGATGAAACCCTTCTTTTTTATCCAGAACGGCTGCCCGCCATCGGTAGAACTTTTCCTGGTCATCCTCGGGCAACAAATCCGTCAAGTAGGTTTTGTACAGATCCTTTTCTTCCAGCCCGATAAGCCGGAGCAGCTCTTCATCAAATGTAATGAAACGTCCGCTTTCATTAATCTCAAAAAAACCCGTTGGAATCTGCTTTTCGGTCTCAGAAACCTGTGGTTCTTCTTTCAATTTAAAATCGACCGGGCGTTTTTCCAATGCCTGGTCAATCGCAAACGGCAATGCGGATAAGACCCCGTCCACCTTTACCAGATAATCAAATGCACCCTTATTCAGCACGTCTTCTCCCAATGGTCGTTTCTCCTCGTCCAAAAGAAAAATGAATGGTAACTCAGAAGCTAATTTATAAATTTTATTCAGGATTGAAGTATTGGAGTTTTCAAGAAAGCTGGAATCTAATACGCACACCTGAATGGCCTGCCGGCTGACCTGTTTGTTAAAATCTTCAAGAGAGCTTGCCGTTAAAAGGTCTGAATCGGGGAGGCTCTTCTTCAAAACCGACTGAACACTGGCCGCTAATCTGGAATCATTGCCTAAAAAGAGAATTGTTTTTTTTTGAACGGACGTCATGTATTTGAATTTTCGATTTGTTTGAGATGAGATGGGATAAAATCTAATTGGCGTCCCAATGAAAACACGGGATATTATGGATTCGCAATGGCAACTACAATCTAAAATTACGGGTTTTCGTTCAGACCGTAACTAATGTAATAAAATATTGAAAAAAGAGTCAATAGTTTTTTCTTCTTTTTGCATTAATTTCAAATTTGTAGTTTGGATTCCCCCTTTATTCCGATGAAGATTCCGATAATAATAAAAAGCGCCCCGAAGATTTTGGCTGACGTAACGGATTCATTTAAAATAAAATAGGCCAAAATGGTCGACCCGACGGGTTCGCCCAAAATGGCCAGGGCCACAAATGAAGCGGACAGAAAGCGAAGCGACCAGTTAATACTGGTGTGGCCAATCATTTGAGGAACCACCGCCAGGAGCAGCAAATACACGTAATCGATTCGGCGGAAGCCACCAAAGGGGGAGGACGAGGCCAGTGCCAGGGCTACCAGGAAAATGGCCGAAATAGAGTAAACCAGCGTGGCATATTGGAAGGCATCCATGCTTCTTCGCAAGACCCGCCCGGTCAACAGGTAGCCTGACCCGCCGATTGCCGCCAACAGGGCAAGCGCATCGCCGAACAGTTGCGTGCTTTGGACCTGAAAATCGGTTGCGCCGATTACAATGGATCCAAAAATAGTCAGGAAGATGGCCAAAAGGAGCCACCGATTTATGCGTTCTTTCAGGAACAAGAGGCTTCCAAGCGCTACAAACAGGGGATTCGTCGTCACAAGCACGACAGAGCTGGCGACCGAGGTGTATTCAAGGGAAGAAATCCAGAGCGAAAAATGAACCGCCAAAAAGAATCCGGAAACAATGATCAGACGAATTTGGTAGAGAGTCAACCCCTTTAAAAGGGGTTGTCTGCGGAACACGGAAATGATCAGGAAAAACACGGCGGCAATGAGCATGCGATACGCGGCAATACTGAAAGCGGGAACCTGACATAACTTGATGAAAATAGCCGCAAACGAAATGGCTGTGACGCCTGTCGTCAGAACGCCGACACCCAGCAGTTTTCCAATCGTCTCAATGTGCGTTTCTGTAGAAGCGTCCATGGCCAGTAATGATTCCAGAGGGAAATCGTCTTTCGTTTTCCGTCACTTCAGTATTTCTACAAATGACATCCAGTCGCTAAAATCCTCAAAAATGAAATCCGGCTGCTCGTTTTGAAGTTGATCCACGGAATACGTTCCGGTTGCTACGCCAACCGTTCGTGCCCCGTGAGGTTTGGCGCATTGAATGTCCCGGGGCG
It includes:
- a CDS encoding DUF362 domain-containing protein, which produces MDGQKLSLTPIKRRQFLKGSLVFGGGFLMDPFHPFSSSNSLKKSRVIIVQSNSVRASGWKIHKPAVKKMLGTALEQLFPGLQEQAVWKRLFRPDDVVAVKLNCLAGKGLSPHPKLVETIVEGLKSAGISEDRIILFDRLDQDLKRAGFRINKRPPGPICIGNDSAGYSPNLVIYRSIGSMISRVLTDYATAIVNVPVLKDHGIVGFSGGLKNFFGVIHNPNKYHLNAGDPYVADLCSYPLIKNKLRLTIFDAINAQYEGGPPFIPQFMWPFDGLMVSTDPVALDYVGWQIIEEKRHEKGLPSLKEAHREPRYIFTAADSEHRLGTADPKQIDVIRKKVA
- a CDS encoding DMT family transporter, whose product is MDASTETHIETIGKLLGVGVLTTGVTAISFAAIFIKLCQVPAFSIAAYRMLIAAVFFLIISVFRRQPLLKGLTLYQIRLIIVSGFFLAVHFSLWISSLEYTSVASSVVLVTTNPLFVALGSLLFLKERINRWLLLAIFLTIFGSIVIGATDFQVQSTQLFGDALALLAAIGGSGYLLTGRVLRRSMDAFQYATLVYSISAIFLVALALASSSPFGGFRRIDYVYLLLLAVVPQMIGHTSINWSLRFLSASFVALAILGEPVGSTILAYFILNESVTSAKIFGALFIIIGIFIGIKGESKLQI